Below is a window of Veillonella rodentium DNA.
GTGCAATATGATGTAGATGAAGATACAGTAGAAGCATAGGAGTATATATGTCAGACAGAGGATTGTTAATCGTTATATCCGGGCCGTCTGGTGCAGGTAAAGGAACCATTTGTTCTAATATTCGAAAAGAAATGCCGAATTTAGTCTACTCTGTTTCCATGACGACACGTAAGCCACGAGTCGGCGAGGAGGAAGGCGTAAATTACTTTTTCCGATCAAAGGATGAATTTGAATCTCTTTTGGCGGAAGATGCCTTTCTGGAGTATGCTAAAGTATATGATAATTACTATGGCACACCTAAGCAGCATGTAATGGATCTATTGGATGAGGGTAAAAGTGTACTGTTGGAAATCGATATACAGGGGGCGATGCAGGTAAAGGAACGCTTTAGTGATGCCGTATTTATCTATATCGTACCTCCGTCCTTAACAGAGTTATCCGAGCGGCTGCATAATCGAGGAACCGATGCAAAAGAGGTCATTGATAAGCGTTTATCTTTAGCGTGTTCCGAACTAGCATTGGCGCATCGCTATGATTATATTGTTGTCAATGATGATTTAGCGGATGCTTCGGAGAAGGTAGCCTCTATCTTGCGGGCCGAGTCCTGTAAGATCAGTCGCAATAAAGAACAAATTCAATTTATTTATAAGCAATATCAAGAGTCTAAGGAGAAGTGATAGTATGATGGTAAAACCTCCATTGAAAGCATTAGAAAATCAAGTAGACAGCAAGTATACATTGGTAACATTGGCAGCAAAACGAGCTCGTGAGCTCACTGACGGCAGTCCTTGCCTTGCTGAACATACACATGCTACCGACAAGCCTGTATCTTTGGCATTTTATGAAATTGCTGAAGGTGAAGTCACTTATAAACGCACTAAAGAAGGCATTAAATAAAATGAATCAATTCCTTGTATCGTTGATACAAGGAATTTTTAAAAGGAGTAGACTATGCAGGGAAAACATGTGGTTGTCGCCGTATCTGCAGGAATTGCAGCCTATAAAGCTATAGAAGTTGTCAGCCGCCTTCGCAAAAAAGGGGCCGAAGTTAAGGTTGTTATGACTAGAAATGCCACTCATATCGCATCGCCGTTAACCTTTGGTGAAATAAGCGGCTATCCTGTGGCTTTGGATATGTTTGAGCAAATTCAGAATTGGGATGTAGAACATATTGCTTTGGCTACATGGGCCGATGCTTATATAGTTGTACCGGCAACCGCCAATGTAATAGCTAAAATTTATGCGGGCATTGCCGATGATATGCTGACTACGACTATTTTGGCTACAACAGCACCAAAATTTATCTGTCCGGCGATGAATACGGAAATGTATAATAACCAAATCACACAGCGGAATATAGAGGGGCTGAAAGCCCTTGGATATCACGT
It encodes the following:
- the gmk gene encoding guanylate kinase; translated protein: MSDRGLLIVISGPSGAGKGTICSNIRKEMPNLVYSVSMTTRKPRVGEEEGVNYFFRSKDEFESLLAEDAFLEYAKVYDNYYGTPKQHVMDLLDEGKSVLLEIDIQGAMQVKERFSDAVFIYIVPPSLTELSERLHNRGTDAKEVIDKRLSLACSELALAHRYDYIVVNDDLADASEKVASILRAESCKISRNKEQIQFIYKQYQESKEK
- the rpoZ gene encoding DNA-directed RNA polymerase subunit omega codes for the protein MMVKPPLKALENQVDSKYTLVTLAAKRARELTDGSPCLAEHTHATDKPVSLAFYEIAEGEVTYKRTKEGIK